tacgtttaggagcaagtttgattattagcaataattaataattatcaaagataattattaattattaaaatcaatagaacattgatgagaatcaatgttagctttttaaaatcctttaaatcaacaattatcaaagataatcgttaattgttaacatcgatgaaacattaattaaaattaatactagcttattgatcattcaaattcaatcatcaaagataattttcaattatcaaaaatcaatacaatattaataaggattaacattgacggggcaccaccctggaattagggactaataaccaaatagtaaaacagtctcaatattagattgttttcttaggaaaatcgacatccgaagaatatcgattttcaggaaaaaaaacaatgaatgaaggtttgaatccgagcactgacatcccgtcagcatgacacagatgtatgcaaaacaaatcaaaacacttctctttgtaatataaacaaagtttatttatgcagtaatatcaattaataattaatacaatgcagtcaataaacttccgacttacaactacaaactaaacagtgatatgattagatatggaaatcaaaataatcctataacacataaggtgtgtgtgtgtttgtgtgtgtgtgtgtgattagtaagagagagagagagatgattaagtgacagccctaaagccgatttcgcgatagtgggagagaaagcagctgtgtttatcactcagagacgcggtggatggctcgtaaaagtcccgcgttatttgactctttagtggatgaactcagttgctgtctcacccgcaatggcgaaattgcacaacagtcctatttggttggaccacaatacagcaaaacaaatttgtgataattattgtaattaaatattataataatattgtgagtattaataatgagcggatatggcggtccgtaaactgtacaagcaaaaaccttgaaacacaagaataacacactataatattcaatctctgcccagacgtaaacctcttacttgaatcgcatgaggacacaggtagaatgtgttttcctctgtcctttaactctgacccggttccttgaggttcGAGgggacaggaggccgtttcctcgctctgtcggcgggcggtacggctgttgattctcggcgggctggcggagaactcagaaatgtcgacttgattgaagatggaagagagatctttaatctcttcacttctgtaggcaaacggatgaagatgctaattgctcggcggtctccttcggatccgttagagtgttcggttgaacacagagtaatctcaactcgtccagcgagatggagattgtatggctacagtttcaagtcggacgttacttccttgtgccacgaggttgcacctgagagcagcaaagagctacgtctatattcggtgaacaaagtcgctggaagcaactcacgaaacatttcagaggtatttcaactcctgatgatgtcatgtttgagggacgttctgttgtgtgcctcatccaataggagttgagagttcgatcctttagtgagcaaggcttcatgaatttgtagtctgttttggactccctttgtttgattttggcacgatttttatcagtaagatttaggacttggaaggtgggggcttgagttaggtttttacgactgtattaggcctgcctttgtcttatatctgaatacatgaggatGATTCTATGGATGATAagatgattctatgagaccaggttgcaaaatGTTTTgactgcttagaaaagtaaaagcacaacACCCTCAATAAGCGGCGCGATCATTCGTGTTCGTTGCTATGCACCAAAGTTAAGTAATTAGGGTTAGGGGTCTGTTCAGATCCCTTACCCAAAATATGAGCAATAATATTAGTGATTCTTGCCTTAGTAAGCACCACAAATTATATTTCAGAAATGTAACATCAGCTGTTTTTTTGACTAGGTCTTCACCTTTATTCAGTAAATTCAAGCTCCAACGACTTCTTCTGAATAGTTTTATTGAATGGCATCTTGAAGTCATCAAATTCCACCTCGTAGGTAAAGCGCTGCCTCCTGCTTGCCTTTCTATTAGTTGGCTGGTAGTCAGCTGATTCTGCCAAGTCTGGAATATAGATCAGCAAAAACACGTCATAATCTATTGAAAATAAGATGACCTAATCTCATGCTCATGCCTGGTTCACATTTCTCTCGATAGAGCTGCGTTATGTGAGTGGTATCCAGCTTACTGTTCTTGGCACAAAACTGTTGTCCAATTTGTTGAGCTTGCCGCTGGTGATCACTGGTGAGTGCTGTGCAAGATAACGCTGTCTTTCTTCTTTGCTTTCTTGACTGCTGAGTTTGAGGAGGCTGGCGGAGTGGGAACAGTGCCCTGCTGAGAAGATAAAGCATCAACACTGTAATCAAGACAGAGGATGTGATGACAGTGACAAACAGTTTGACTTTCAGCAAATGTTCTGTGGGGTTCCCCTTAGCAGAGTCACAAGGCCATTGGTGCCTTGATGGGGGGTAATCTGACATGCCCAGACTCATTCACTTACCTTTGGCTTTGGTTTTTTTCTGTCAGGTGTCACGTCTACATAGTATAAAAAGAGAACTGTCTATAGTCTCATtttgtcccattcattttctccacaggcaaaattatttttaactgtAACTTATAACTTGTTTAAGAGACTCAATATCTCCCATTTTCACACAGTTGTTCATATTGATGTATATGTTTTCAGGCCCTTCAATGTACCACAGTGTCATCTTCGATAGGATGTCCTGGTCGATGGTCCCGGTCAAATCTGTACATGTCTGTATAATGCTGGTAGCTTTCTGTCATAAAATGTGCCAGCCCACCATCATCCCACCATTAAATGAGATCAGGCGGGACGGTGCAGATGGGCATGGGTAGGTGAACTTAATCTTTTTGCTCTTTCCTCCCTTGCTTCCTATGTCTTAGGAAGGTATTTAAGACCTTTTAggaattaattaatattaatgccCTCTCTTCTCCTATCAAGAGCCAGCAGAAGAGCCTGAATTTGGTCATCATCTATAGGAGCTTGAAGGTCCTGAAAAAATGATACAAAGGTCTCCCTGGATACTGTCTCTATTCCCATGAAGCTGTCTGATGCTAACTCAAAAGCGCTTCTCATTGCAGTCTTATTTTCATGAGACCAGCCGTTCGGCCTTCTTAAGCTCTTTCACCTTAGGCTTGTGGCCACAGTCCTTAGCAATCTGATGAGGAAGGAGGCCTTCTTGGTTTTTCAGTTTGGGATTGCATCCTAAAGTAGGTATCACAATATAAGTATATAAGGCATCAAATATGAATAGTTAGCTTGATCCTGCTTGTTCCACATCAAGAAGCACGATTGCTTTTTTGGTTGTAAAAATACCTGAGGCATCAGTTTATAGTGGttgatttatgaaaaaaacaaaacaaacaaacaataaaacattaatgTACAAATGAAAGGGCATTTATAATAGGAAATCAGCTTGCTACAGAATTATTAACTGTTTTGTTGTTTTCCTTTATTTCTAATAGCTTTCTATTACTGTTGATCGCCTCTGTATCATTTGAGAATTTACAAGCACATCTCTTCCACTggtttcaagggatagttcaccaaaaaaaaaagaaaaaaaaaaaaagaaaatgttgttaAAAACCCTCCAAGGAGAtactaggcagaatgacagcctcccttcactttcattgtatgaaaaaaaaattaataaaagcgAAGGGTGACTGAGGCccaacattctgcccaacatctccttttgtgtccacaGAAGAATGGcacatgtgtttggaacaacatgagggtgagtaaaggatgacagaattttcattttttgggtaaactatccctataATGATTCTATATGACATACTTAAGAGTGAATTGATTTACATCTTTGAGCTAGAAACCTGCAGCAATCTGTGTAGCCACCAAATGCTGCATAGTGCAGAGGTGAATCCCCCTCTGTTGTTACCACTCCAACAATAGCTGCATATGCAGACAGCACCTTAAGAATCTGGCAAGACCCAAACTAAAGTTAAAAGCAGTGATTGTAATCCTTGGGAGAAATCGTATGCCTAAACCCTAAATGCTATGATGTGAAGCAGAACTCTTGGCAGTGTCCTTGTGCCAGGTCAAGAAGATCCTGCCTCAATACATTGCAAAATGGCAcctttacatttttctttcttttgaaaggCACGGGAAAAGGTTCGCCCACTGGACCGAGGAGGCAAGATGCCTGACCGTAGGGACACTACGAGCTCTTTACAGGGGTTTTCCAGGACTAACTCACGACTTGCCGCAACATGTTTTTGCCGAGAGGAACCGAATGTCGTCCAACCAGACATTGGTGGACTTCACTGTAGCAACAAGAGAAACAGATAaccacattcttttttttcttttttttttatactgcatTTCAAACCAGTAGCTTGTCTAGTAAATAAACAATTTACAGAGACATACAtggaaatgttttcaatgttaTTCTCAATTTTCTCTGCACACAGTCCATCATCAGTGGTCAACAGAAATCAAAGTGGCTTGACACTTTTTCCAAGCGTTCCACCAAGACAGTGCCTGTGCCGGTATACTTTGAAGATCAGGAGCAAATTGATGCAATCACCCTCACCTGACTTCAAATCTGGACAGCACACCCACACCCACAGTGACAAGATCAAATTAATTATGGATGTCCTTTTTCCAGAGGTAGGTCTCATGTGTTAGCTGTGCTCTGCATGGTGTCAGATTCACATTGTTTTTAATAAGTCAAATAGTTTATCCATAATGTGAGATCATTGCTCTAAAAAGAATTGTCTTTGTGGTTAATATAGAAAAGACACTTTTGATTTTGTTGTAAAAACTAAACATGCAAAATGATACTTGGCTTATTTGGGGTGTGATCAATCTCAATTCTTTCTCTGGTAGTCTATCATCTGTCCCCGCGCTTTTGCGGAAAATCTGTCCATCCTGGAGGCTGAGGAGAAATTTCTGAGAGGACATGTCATTGACATAAGGTACCGTAAGGATCCTATAAAGGAAAAAATGGTCAAACATGACATCCTGCCATTATTTATAAATAACCATTTTCTCTACAACTatccaattttttttctttttttatcagtGAGCGGGAGCATTTTGACAGGCAGACTGAACAGTTAAAGAAGAGTGGCGAGCCATATGGGAGTCATCAACGGGAGTCATCCTAGCGTCTTGTGGGTTGACTTTCGTGACTTTGCACCTCAGCATCTAGTGCCTGGCAAGAGGACAACACTTCTGCAGTTCATGTTGTTAATAAAgggtgttaaaaaataaattgttgttcACAAACAAAGTTGTCTTTTTCTTCTCAGATGGCTAAATGGCCCTTGGAATTTTAGAAAGGGGTGAATTGTGTTTGTATTCATAAAATGCTATGTAGGATACTGTTCTGTAGCTGTATGACAACCAATAGTGAGTACTAAAGCAGATATTTCATCGATGGTGCATTACACTATGTCTGATGGGCTAAATATGGTTAATATCCGAATGTAACTTCATATCTAAATTCACAACAACAACATATATGTCTCCTGTATATATGAAAACCTACGGTGAATATAACTAGGCTACAGCAGATCATACATCATTCTATTGTCCATCTGATCCAACTGTGTATTATTAATTGTTCAATTCACAAAAACACTAAATTCAATTGCAATTAAATTGTCTCCTGTAGGCTATGTATGAAGACCAACAGTGAATATCTACAGATATTTTAATCCGTAGTGCAGATCATTACACTCTTTGGCTGATTAGACTGATTGGGGGCTGAGCGGCCCGGCCCGGCCCAGCCCTCTTCCTTGTCACAAGGTTTAAATGGAATAGCTAAAAGTTAACTTCTCTAACTTGCTGCAATTATAATTTATTTGGATCTCAGAATTGATTGCATACCACAATGACTCAATGAGTTACTGTAGAAGACCTCAGACCTTTCGTCTGATTTATTCAGAACAAATGGTCTCAAAAGTGAATGTCACTGTGAggataaaacaattattaaagaaAAGCATTCTAAGCCTGTACACCCTGTATGAcacataataattatttctttaagaaaGGTCAGTCCTTAATTAGACTACCAGGTTCACCTCAGGCTgccgtgcttcttccctctctcactcgcggcgcgcgcaggaaaatgtcctctcactagacaagcaaactcagcaaagtagttatgaaaacACTTCGGTGGTGGTACGGAAATCagatttccaaacgtttgaaagtccctatagATGTTTTctcatttgagtcttctttaaatctgtgcatgcttgtacgttattttcctgctgagcaggctttttcaagcgcaggatagccgcctcatgtgagtcaagtcccgtctttcaccggaccatgtcgacatgttaattttgctcatcaaaaaatttatgcttttgagtaagtagcctagaaaatgacagttttaggctaggtatgccattttttcaatctgctgattaagaaggctattttcaacgaggtgccaactgcttaacgggttaaactatcttttactctgtgtgcacgtcatgtttagaatacattaggtttattgtaggctacatcacaggcctatttttctatcctatagctacttataactgttattggttaacgttctttaatgaacagctgtcatattagatcactGGCTAATGCACAACTGCACATTTGAAATAcatgcaacttttcagcgcatttgttTTCTCTAATAGATTTGGCTTAgactacctgttaattattttcaacaatgtcctgactgttttaatatgttaagtaattttacttggtgatttccatttagaacaggcttttagggttgttccattgatcctgcactatcaCACAGACCCCCTATTACCTACTGTAGAAACAGAGTTGCATTTTATGCCTGGCCTATAATAGCATTCATTTAGTGCCATattaatatatgtatgtatgtatgttctttttttttttttactatatatcacCTTTTTACCAGCCCCAACCAATAGTGAAAccagtgaaagtcacttccacataaagtgtagatttacagtaaataaaaaggacttaaatatttatctgtttttcatccacaccAACTATATCGCTACAGAAGATACAGATtttaccactggaatcttatggattaattttatgctgcctttatgtcctcttctgagttctggtcatcattcacttgcattgttaggacctacagagctgaaatattcttctaaaaatcttaatttgtgttctgcagaagaaagaaagtcacatacatctgggatggcatgagggtgagtaaattatgagagaattttcatttttggggtgaactgttccttta
The nucleotide sequence above comes from Myxocyprinus asiaticus isolate MX2 ecotype Aquarium Trade chromosome 25, UBuf_Myxa_2, whole genome shotgun sequence. Encoded proteins:
- the LOC127415606 gene encoding ankyrin repeat and EF-hand domain-containing protein 1-like, yielding MGVDDLIKHTEPRDSNGVLHLASVAIDSDMFEFLIVQGARTDVQDRRGRTPLMLAAELGHVGKKNADMKLVDKEGALFPLRQPPQTQQSRKQRRKTALSCTALTSDHQRQAQQIGQQFCAKNNLAESADYQPTNRKASRRQRFTYEVEFDDFKMPFNKTIQKKSLELEFTE